One part of the Flavobacterium johnsoniae UW101 genome encodes these proteins:
- a CDS encoding zinc-dependent metalloprotease, producing the protein MKKLLLFLMFIFCCVKLHAQSDDLWQKVSLTSNKNTITVDSDKLYYRLNTESLKAKLSKTSQKSLDEGIAEITIPNTNGVLERFQVSESSNFDPELQAKYPEIRAYQGSSLDDKSARIHLSVSPKGIQTMVLRGNKKTEFIEQNPENREQYVLFSSDRTTSRMKLDCKTIDQIAQESDLSKTAKTTSNNKVFKTLQLALSCTGEYAAYFGGTKALALGGMNATLTRVNGILNRDLAVKLVLIANNDAIIYLNASTDPYSGASAGAGGAWNQEVQTTLTNVIGNNNYDIGHLFGASGGGGNAGCIGCVCRNPTSADPLAKGSAYTSPSDGKPEGDTFDIDFVIHEMGHQLGANHTFSYDSGERTSVNVEPGSGSTIMGYAGITDDYDIQNNSDDYFAYASILQIQNTLASKSCPVSSTITNNPPAVNAGIDYTIPISTPFVLKGSSLEANNITYNWEEYDNATTTSGTNSTAYPTKPNGPLFRSVAPSSSQIRYMPSLSSVLQNKLTTTWESVSSINRTLNFTLTGRDNGASGQAQTNTDAMVVNVVSSAGPFAVTSHNIDDISWWQGYGQTVTWSVNNTNNLQGSSTVNIKLSTDGGLTFPITLASNTPNDGSEFVIVPESIESSTNCRILIEPIGNIYYALNSKPFAIGYVAATTCNTYSFGSSFSIPYSSSYTARTVNVPAAEGNISDVNVSINVTHTRFSDLEIEIVNPQGTTVRLFNKSCGGTSSTLALQFDDSGNTLDCAKTTTQIVFPADELSVFNGQSPEGTWTFRVRDAVSGMFGTVNSASVNICTQVFTLDTIDVVKKDFVLYPNPNKGSFTVQFKSESTSVKVFVNDILGKTIYAKTFETDGDFNQNIFLPNAASGLYLVTVIDGDKRTVRKIIIN; encoded by the coding sequence ATGAAAAAACTACTACTTTTTTTAATGTTTATATTTTGTTGTGTAAAACTTCATGCTCAGAGTGATGATTTATGGCAAAAAGTTAGCTTAACGTCTAATAAAAATACCATAACGGTTGATTCAGATAAACTGTATTATAGATTAAACACAGAATCTTTAAAAGCTAAACTTTCAAAAACATCTCAAAAATCTTTAGATGAAGGTATTGCAGAAATTACTATTCCTAATACCAATGGTGTTTTAGAAAGATTTCAAGTTTCAGAATCTTCAAATTTCGATCCTGAATTGCAGGCAAAATATCCTGAAATACGTGCTTATCAAGGAAGTAGTTTAGATGACAAATCAGCCAGAATACATTTAAGTGTTTCTCCTAAAGGAATACAGACAATGGTTTTGAGAGGGAATAAAAAAACAGAGTTTATTGAACAAAATCCTGAAAATAGAGAGCAATATGTTTTGTTTTCATCTGATAGAACAACTTCAAGAATGAAACTGGACTGCAAAACAATTGATCAAATAGCACAAGAGTCGGATTTATCAAAAACAGCTAAGACTACTTCAAATAATAAAGTATTTAAAACTTTACAGCTTGCATTGTCTTGTACAGGAGAATATGCAGCTTATTTTGGAGGAACTAAGGCTCTTGCACTTGGCGGAATGAATGCAACACTAACAAGAGTTAATGGAATTTTAAATAGAGATTTAGCAGTAAAACTGGTTCTAATTGCTAATAATGATGCTATAATATATCTAAATGCTTCTACGGATCCATATTCAGGTGCTTCTGCTGGCGCTGGAGGTGCTTGGAATCAAGAAGTACAAACAACATTAACAAACGTAATAGGTAATAATAATTATGATATTGGTCATTTATTTGGTGCTTCCGGAGGAGGCGGAAATGCAGGCTGCATAGGTTGTGTATGCAGAAACCCAACTTCAGCAGATCCTTTAGCTAAAGGCAGCGCTTATACATCTCCATCAGATGGAAAACCAGAGGGTGACACATTTGATATTGATTTTGTAATTCATGAAATGGGACATCAGTTAGGAGCTAATCATACTTTTTCTTACGACTCTGGTGAAAGAACTTCTGTAAATGTTGAACCAGGAAGCGGCAGCACTATAATGGGGTATGCAGGAATAACTGATGATTATGATATTCAGAATAATTCCGATGATTATTTTGCTTATGCAAGTATTTTACAGATTCAAAATACTCTTGCCTCAAAAAGCTGCCCGGTCAGCAGTACTATAACAAATAATCCACCAGCAGTTAATGCCGGAATTGATTATACAATTCCAATTAGTACCCCTTTTGTTTTAAAAGGAAGTAGTTTAGAAGCGAATAATATAACTTATAATTGGGAAGAATATGATAATGCTACTACAACTTCAGGAACAAATAGTACAGCTTATCCAACTAAACCTAACGGTCCATTATTTCGTTCAGTTGCGCCAAGCAGTTCACAAATTCGTTATATGCCAAGTTTAAGTTCAGTTCTTCAAAATAAATTAACGACTACATGGGAGTCGGTTTCGTCTATAAATAGAACTTTAAATTTTACTTTAACAGGTAGAGATAATGGTGCATCTGGTCAAGCACAAACAAATACCGATGCTATGGTTGTTAACGTTGTTTCCTCTGCCGGACCATTTGCGGTTACTTCACATAACATAGACGACATAAGCTGGTGGCAGGGATATGGTCAAACAGTTACATGGAGTGTAAATAATACCAATAATCTGCAAGGTTCATCAACAGTAAATATTAAATTATCAACAGATGGAGGATTGACTTTTCCAATAACTTTAGCATCAAATACTCCTAATGATGGTTCTGAGTTTGTGATTGTGCCGGAAAGTATTGAATCTTCAACTAATTGCAGGATTTTAATTGAACCAATAGGTAATATTTATTATGCACTAAATAGTAAGCCATTTGCTATTGGTTATGTTGCTGCTACAACTTGTAATACTTATAGTTTTGGAAGCTCTTTTAGTATTCCATATTCTTCAAGTTATACTGCAAGAACTGTTAATGTTCCTGCTGCTGAAGGAAATATTTCAGATGTAAATGTTTCGATAAATGTGACACATACAAGATTTTCTGACCTCGAAATTGAAATTGTAAATCCGCAAGGAACAACTGTTCGTTTGTTTAATAAATCATGCGGAGGTACAAGTTCAACCTTAGCTCTTCAATTTGACGATTCCGGAAATACATTAGACTGCGCTAAAACAACAACTCAAATTGTTTTTCCAGCAGATGAATTGAGCGTCTTTAATGGTCAAAGCCCTGAAGGTACCTGGACATTTAGAGTTAGAGATGCCGTTTCTGGAATGTTTGGAACTGTAAATTCGGCTTCAGTAAATATATGTACGCAAGTTTTTACATTAGATACTATAGATGTCGTAAAAAAAGATTTTGTACTTTATCCAAACCCTAACAAAGGAAGTTTTACTGTTCAATTTAAAAGTGAATCAACAAGTGTGAAGGTTTTCGTAAACGATATTTTAGGTAAAACTATTTATGCTAAAACTTTTGAAACAGACGGAGATTTTAACCAAAATATTTTCCTTCCAAATGCTGCATCTGGACTTTATTTAGTTACTGTAATCGATGGTGATAAAAGAACTGTTAGAAAGATTATTATAAACTAA
- a CDS encoding cupin-like domain-containing protein: MKLKQIERVKKISKDDFVSQYVKKQIPVVVEELTEDWPAYEKWRLSYINKIAGNITVPLYDDRPVNHEEGFNEAHTKMKMSDYISLLESKPTNYRIFLYNLMKEVPVLKNDFLWPDIGLKLVKQLPMLFFGGENARVFMHYDIDYSNILHFHFHGEKQCMLFAPNQSKYMYKVPHALISREDIDFDNPDYDKFPALQNAEGYITNLRHGEMLYMPEGYWHYMKYLTPGFSMSLRAFPKNISNLSKAAYNIFIMRYFDIMMRKVKGQKWIDYKNEKAIHNTNQNLRKSA, translated from the coding sequence ATGAAATTAAAACAAATCGAGAGGGTTAAAAAAATCTCTAAAGATGATTTTGTTTCCCAATATGTAAAAAAACAAATTCCCGTTGTTGTCGAAGAATTAACTGAAGACTGGCCAGCTTATGAAAAATGGAGATTATCCTATATTAATAAAATTGCCGGTAATATTACTGTTCCTTTATACGATGACAGACCTGTAAATCATGAGGAGGGTTTTAACGAAGCTCATACAAAAATGAAAATGAGCGATTATATTAGTTTATTAGAATCAAAACCTACCAACTATCGCATTTTTCTTTATAATTTAATGAAAGAAGTCCCAGTATTGAAAAACGACTTTTTATGGCCGGATATTGGCTTAAAATTAGTTAAACAATTACCAATGCTTTTTTTTGGCGGAGAAAATGCCCGAGTTTTTATGCATTATGATATTGACTATTCGAATATACTGCATTTTCATTTTCATGGTGAAAAACAGTGTATGCTTTTTGCACCGAATCAGTCAAAATACATGTATAAAGTGCCTCATGCTTTAATTTCGAGGGAAGATATTGATTTTGATAATCCAGATTATGATAAATTTCCTGCTCTTCAAAATGCAGAAGGATATATCACAAATCTTAGACATGGAGAAATGCTGTATATGCCGGAAGGATATTGGCATTATATGAAATACCTGACTCCTGGATTTTCTATGAGTCTGCGTGCTTTTCCAAAAAATATCTCCAATTTATCAAAAGCCGCGTACAACATCTTTATCATGCGTTATTTTGACATCATGATGCGAAAAGTAAAAGGTCAGAAATGGATTGATTATAAAAACGAAAAAGCTATTCATAATACCAATCAAAATCTCCGAAAGAGTGCTTGA
- a CDS encoding bifunctional riboflavin kinase/FAD synthetase produces the protein MKLFHSINDFHTTKKTILTLGTFDGVHIGHKKILERITENTENGKYESLVLTFFPHPRMVLQEKSEIKLLNTISEKTKLLEATGIENLVIHPFNESFSRLTAEEFVHSILVDQFHIQKIIIGHDHRFGRNRTANIENLIAFGIEYGFEVEQISAEEIQDVSVSSTKIRKALTEGNMILANEYLGYDYFLTGEVVQGKQLGRTIGFPTANIQIEEEYKLIPKNGVYVVRALIDEKEVFGMMNIGFNPTVNGQKQTIEVNLFDFDADIYGKKIEVSLLQYLRDEQKFGSIDLLKAQLNQDKQNALAFVSKLQ, from the coding sequence TTGAAGCTCTTTCATTCTATAAACGATTTCCATACGACCAAGAAAACAATTTTAACTCTTGGAACTTTTGACGGCGTACATATTGGTCATAAAAAAATTCTGGAAAGAATTACTGAAAATACCGAAAATGGAAAGTATGAAAGTTTAGTGCTTACTTTTTTTCCGCATCCAAGAATGGTTCTGCAGGAAAAATCAGAAATAAAACTTCTAAATACAATTTCTGAAAAAACAAAACTTTTAGAAGCAACCGGAATTGAAAATCTGGTTATACATCCGTTCAACGAAAGTTTTTCAAGACTTACTGCCGAAGAATTTGTGCACTCTATTTTAGTAGATCAATTTCATATTCAAAAAATAATTATTGGACACGATCATCGTTTTGGAAGAAACAGAACAGCAAATATTGAGAATTTAATTGCTTTTGGAATTGAATACGGTTTTGAAGTCGAACAAATATCAGCCGAGGAAATTCAGGATGTTTCAGTAAGTTCAACTAAAATTAGAAAAGCTCTTACTGAAGGAAATATGATTTTGGCCAATGAATATTTGGGATATGACTATTTCTTAACTGGCGAAGTTGTTCAAGGAAAGCAATTAGGAAGAACAATTGGCTTTCCTACTGCTAACATACAAATTGAAGAAGAATACAAATTGATTCCTAAAAACGGAGTTTATGTAGTTCGCGCTTTAATTGATGAAAAGGAAGTTTTTGGAATGATGAATATTGGTTTTAATCCAACTGTTAATGGACAAAAACAAACTATAGAAGTCAATCTTTTTGATTTCGATGCCGATATTTATGGTAAAAAAATCGAAGTTTCGTTACTTCAATATCTTCGTGACGAACAAAAATTCGGCTCTATTGATTTATTAAAAGCCCAATTAAATCAAGACAAACAAAATGCTTTGGCCTTTGTGAGCAAACTTCAATAA
- a CDS encoding T9SS sorting signal type C domain-containing protein: MEKKLPASLVLPQVLTHCFYYLNLYFGKISSSKAKLSLLFLFVCFSLWAQPPHTFNSNGSIVVPAGITTMDVQAWGGGGAGGGASGAVLDGRAAAGGGGGAYARSNITVAAGATLNASVAGTTTNALVSGAAVNGAAGGSSTILGFETSILALGGGGGGANNAGGTPAGGAGGSAASSVGNVSKLDGAAGGNGVTGAIGLLTVSGAGGTAGGGGGAGGAGVASVALGNGPGNAGTAPGGGGSGAMQSLLGGAQIGGSGAAGRVIITYTCPTYSITGISAANVCNSVGTTSVVTLTSSGGGLPIGPYVVTYNRSNPSGTGLTAIMNVTTPGTGTFTAAGLNVIGTSNITVTNLTSAACSSNISTNNVASLTVFAATVGGTLAGTATVCSGATSGTLTLSGQTGSIIKWESSVSPFTVWTTIPNTTNTYTSGALTETSQFRAVIQNGNCAVVNSSIATITVNPLPQGSLSANGPFCVTGSGQLTFTATAGTGPYTIVYKENGGADRTAANISSGVAFPTFTTPVTTTTVYTLVSVTGANTCSRSSGFTNNTATITVNSRIATPGFGTVTQPDCVTSTGSVVLTGLPAGSWTITQSGTASQTYNSSGTTYTISNLAVGNYTFTVQDAANCPSLATSTLTLIAPVVNIWNGTSWSKGSPPISTDVVRFSGNYSTTGNLSGCSLIVDSGFTVTVNSNHTLTISNAVTNNGGQLIFENNSSLLQTNNVTNVGNITYKRITPPVRRYDLTYWSSPITRTPPFTLYDLSPGTLADKYYSYDPVAGWVISFNGTQQMVPGRGYVVRAPQTNDLNTGANYLGAFVGVPNNGPISVSLGTAEAFQLLGNPYPSAIYADQFIANNSANLYGTLYFWTHNSLPSSSTPGGAQYNYDNNDYAVYNLSGSIIVGGMTGQGATTPGNQSAPLGYIAAGQGFFVVSKTAGNAVFTNSMRVAANNTQFYKTNKSAIERHRVWINLTNTQGAFKQLLIGYIEGATNFWDHNYDAITADANPHLDFYSINEGQNLVIQGRSLPFNESDVVPLGYRSAIAGEFSISLDHADGDLTNHAVYLEDKLTNTLHNLQTSNYTFNTAIGTFSDRFVIRYTTATLGTDDFENQTNSFYVSVKDKTIKLNSTEDVMREVSIFDISGKLLYNNKKVENTEFQVSNFQSGNQVLIVKVTLDNGNIITKKIVFN; this comes from the coding sequence ATGGAAAAAAAACTACCAGCCTCTTTGGTTTTGCCTCAAGTTTTAACGCATTGCTTTTATTACTTGAATCTGTATTTTGGAAAAATTTCATCTTCAAAGGCAAAACTATCTCTTCTTTTTTTATTTGTATGTTTTTCTTTATGGGCACAACCACCTCATACATTTAATTCCAACGGATCAATCGTAGTCCCTGCCGGGATAACCACAATGGATGTACAGGCTTGGGGAGGCGGAGGCGCTGGTGGAGGTGCAAGTGGAGCCGTTTTAGATGGAAGAGCGGCAGCTGGAGGTGGTGGCGGTGCTTATGCAAGAAGTAATATAACTGTTGCCGCTGGTGCGACTTTAAATGCATCAGTTGCAGGTACAACTACAAATGCCTTAGTTTCGGGTGCTGCAGTTAACGGAGCAGCAGGAGGGAGTTCTACCATTTTAGGATTTGAAACATCTATATTAGCATTAGGCGGTGGTGGAGGCGGTGCAAATAATGCGGGAGGAACACCAGCAGGCGGAGCTGGAGGATCAGCCGCAAGTTCAGTTGGAAATGTATCAAAATTGGATGGTGCAGCTGGAGGTAATGGAGTTACAGGTGCAATAGGTTTATTAACTGTGTCAGGAGCCGGTGGAACAGCCGGCGGCGGCGGCGGTGCTGGTGGTGCTGGTGTTGCCAGTGTAGCATTAGGAAATGGTCCTGGAAATGCAGGTACAGCACCAGGAGGAGGAGGAAGTGGTGCTATGCAGTCGTTACTTGGAGGAGCACAAATTGGAGGTTCGGGAGCGGCAGGCCGTGTTATAATTACCTATACTTGTCCAACTTACAGCATCACTGGAATTTCTGCCGCAAATGTTTGTAATTCAGTAGGAACAACTTCTGTAGTAACCTTAACATCCAGTGGAGGAGGCCTTCCTATTGGGCCCTATGTAGTTACTTATAATCGTAGTAATCCTAGTGGAACAGGATTAACAGCTATAATGAATGTTACTACACCCGGAACAGGAACTTTTACAGCAGCAGGCTTAAATGTTATTGGAACAAGTAATATTACAGTGACCAATTTGACATCTGCAGCATGTTCTTCTAATATATCAACAAATAATGTAGCCTCATTAACTGTTTTTGCAGCTACAGTTGGCGGAACTCTAGCCGGAACTGCCACAGTTTGTTCAGGAGCAACAAGCGGAACATTGACTTTGAGCGGGCAAACTGGATCTATTATAAAATGGGAATCATCTGTGAGTCCTTTTACAGTTTGGACAACAATTCCAAATACAACAAACACTTATACTTCAGGTGCTCTTACAGAAACTTCTCAGTTTAGAGCCGTAATTCAAAATGGAAATTGCGCAGTTGTTAATTCTTCTATTGCAACAATAACAGTAAATCCACTCCCTCAAGGCAGTTTGAGTGCCAATGGTCCATTTTGTGTAACAGGTAGTGGACAATTAACATTTACAGCAACAGCCGGAACCGGACCTTATACAATTGTTTACAAAGAAAATGGCGGTGCAGATCGTACTGCAGCAAATATATCAAGCGGTGTCGCTTTTCCAACATTTACAACTCCAGTTACTACAACTACAGTATACACTCTGGTGTCTGTAACAGGAGCCAATACATGTTCAAGAAGCAGTGGATTTACAAATAATACAGCAACAATTACCGTAAATTCAAGAATTGCAACACCGGGCTTTGGAACAGTAACACAACCAGATTGTGTCACTTCAACCGGAAGCGTTGTCTTAACTGGGCTGCCTGCGGGAAGCTGGACCATAACACAAAGCGGAACGGCTTCTCAGACCTATAATTCTTCCGGAACAACTTATACTATTTCAAATTTAGCAGTTGGAAATTATACATTTACAGTGCAGGATGCTGCAAACTGCCCATCACTAGCTACGTCTACTCTTACTCTTATTGCTCCAGTTGTAAATATTTGGAATGGCACAAGCTGGTCAAAAGGAAGCCCGCCTATAAGTACAGATGTGGTGCGTTTCTCTGGAAATTATTCAACAACAGGAAATTTAAGTGGTTGTTCTCTAATAGTAGATTCTGGTTTTACTGTTACGGTTAACTCTAATCATACTTTAACAATTTCAAATGCAGTAACAAATAATGGAGGTCAGTTAATTTTTGAGAATAATTCAAGTTTATTGCAGACCAATAATGTTACTAATGTTGGAAATATTACTTACAAAAGAATTACTCCGCCTGTTAGACGTTATGACTTAACGTATTGGTCTTCTCCAATTACAAGAACGCCCCCATTTACACTTTATGATTTATCTCCGGGAACATTAGCTGATAAATATTACAGCTATGATCCTGTTGCAGGATGGGTTATTAGTTTTAACGGAACACAACAAATGGTACCAGGACGCGGTTATGTGGTGAGAGCACCGCAAACAAACGATTTAAATACGGGTGCAAACTATTTAGGAGCTTTTGTTGGAGTGCCCAATAATGGACCAATTTCAGTTTCTTTAGGTACAGCAGAAGCATTTCAACTTTTGGGAAACCCATATCCTTCTGCTATTTATGCAGATCAATTTATTGCTAATAATTCAGCCAACCTATATGGGACTTTATATTTCTGGACCCATAATAGTCTGCCAAGCAGCAGTACGCCGGGTGGTGCACAATATAATTATGATAATAATGATTATGCAGTTTATAATTTATCTGGAAGTATAATTGTTGGTGGTATGACTGGCCAAGGAGCAACGACGCCGGGTAATCAAAGTGCTCCTTTGGGGTATATAGCCGCAGGACAGGGATTTTTTGTAGTATCTAAAACAGCAGGAAATGCCGTTTTTACAAATTCGATGCGAGTTGCAGCAAATAATACACAATTTTATAAAACCAATAAATCAGCGATCGAAAGACATAGAGTCTGGATTAATTTAACAAATACTCAGGGAGCATTTAAACAACTATTAATAGGCTATATTGAAGGAGCTACTAATTTCTGGGATCATAATTACGATGCAATTACAGCTGATGCAAATCCTCATTTGGATTTTTACAGTATTAATGAAGGACAGAACTTAGTAATTCAAGGACGTTCTCTTCCTTTTAATGAGTCAGATGTTGTTCCTCTTGGATATAGATCAGCAATAGCTGGAGAATTTTCAATTTCTCTGGATCATGCAGATGGTGATTTGACAAACCATGCAGTTTATTTAGAAGATAAATTGACAAATACATTACATAATCTTCAAACAAGTAATTATACTTTCAATACTGCCATTGGAACATTCTCAGATAGGTTTGTAATTAGGTACACTACCGCCACTTTAGGGACAGATGATTTCGAAAATCAAACGAATAGTTTTTATGTTTCTGTAAAAGATAAAACAATAAAATTAAATTCGACTGAAGATGTAATGCGAGAAGTTTCGATTTTTGATATTTCAGGCAAGCTGCTTTATAACAACAAAAAAGTAGAAAACACGGAGTTTCAAGTTTCTAACTTCCAATCCGGAAATCAGGTTTTAATTGTGAAAGTAACTTTAGATAATGGAAATATTATAACTAAGAAAATTGTTTTTAATTAA
- the bioB gene encoding biotin synthase BioB has translation MSMTTKHNWTKDEIIAIYNKPLMDLLYEAATIHRQQHDPNVVQVSTLLSIKTGGCPEDCGYCPQAARYNTGVEGNDLMTVSQVKAQALRAKSNGSSRVCMGAAWRNVKDGEEFDQVLEMVRTINKLDMEVCCTLGMLTENQAQRLAEAGLYAYNHNLDTSEEYYKDVISTRGFEDRLQTIENVRKTNVTVCSGGIIGMGESIEDRAGMLVALSTLNPQPESVPINALVAVEGTPMEEEKPVEIWEMIRMVATTRIVMPETQVRLSAGRTNMSREGQAMCFFAGANSIFAGDKLLTTPNPDVNEDMKMFETLGMVAQKPFIKIMQPKTVEAADSQFAPLGEKPKWSRPGHTIERNIEASIKSKI, from the coding sequence ATGAGCATGACTACAAAACACAATTGGACAAAAGACGAAATTATTGCAATCTACAACAAACCATTAATGGATTTGCTTTATGAGGCAGCGACGATTCACAGACAACAACATGATCCAAACGTGGTTCAGGTATCTACCCTGCTTTCTATAAAAACCGGCGGATGTCCGGAAGATTGCGGATACTGCCCACAAGCGGCTAGATATAATACAGGAGTTGAAGGAAATGATTTAATGACTGTAAGTCAGGTAAAAGCACAGGCATTAAGAGCAAAATCAAACGGATCATCCCGTGTATGCATGGGTGCTGCCTGGAGAAATGTTAAAGATGGTGAAGAATTTGATCAGGTTTTAGAAATGGTACGAACCATTAATAAACTTGATATGGAAGTCTGCTGCACTTTAGGAATGCTGACCGAGAATCAGGCACAGCGTTTAGCCGAAGCCGGTTTGTATGCTTACAACCATAATTTAGATACTTCTGAGGAATACTATAAAGATGTAATTTCAACACGCGGTTTTGAAGACCGTTTACAAACTATAGAAAATGTTCGTAAAACGAATGTAACAGTTTGCAGCGGCGGTATTATTGGAATGGGAGAAAGTATTGAAGACAGAGCCGGAATGCTTGTTGCACTATCAACTTTAAATCCACAGCCAGAATCCGTTCCTATTAATGCCTTAGTTGCTGTTGAAGGAACTCCAATGGAAGAAGAAAAACCGGTTGAGATCTGGGAGATGATTCGTATGGTAGCTACTACCCGAATTGTAATGCCGGAAACTCAGGTTCGCTTGTCTGCCGGAAGAACCAATATGTCGCGCGAAGGTCAGGCAATGTGCTTTTTTGCCGGAGCGAATTCAATTTTTGCCGGAGATAAGCTACTTACTACACCAAATCCTGATGTTAACGAAGACATGAAGATGTTTGAGACTTTAGGCATGGTGGCTCAAAAACCATTTATTAAAATAATGCAGCCTAAAACAGTTGAAGCTGCTGATTCTCAATTTGCTCCATTAGGAGAAAAACCAAAATGGTCTAGACCCGGACATACAATTGAAAGAAACATTGAAGCATCGATCAAATCAAAAATTTAA